In a single window of the Nitrospinota bacterium genome:
- a CDS encoding GAF domain-containing sensor histidine kinase, which produces MSQVPRKFCALLSITDEQLRGRVLSYINTTSWLCPETLPGAPHGAVDLRFDLTFLEIDAGKSGPAAKFNAPRSLGDDVVHIIFTDDPHGCAASLEGFRGRIHILPKNPDLWESAVRPLISSIMKTIEEAGSSRSSGNVPPGQIAKRLAFLETMTRAMKESSSSRGNLEEMLNGALRMILTGMEAEKGSIMLLDDSGMLAVRASTNPAIIGVTQSIADNAIASISARNNETIIIENTGSGGTLPTRGGGVYKSGSLIAFPIRFQGEVKGVINVTDKNDLSGFSPDDESALSVFAGVIVTAMLSAEIRRDRDKFKEMHARLSELQLFKENMIQMLVHDLKGPVGVIISNIGMLLDEVKDDFQKEVLDSANSSAEELLRMVMDILDVNKMEEGKFSISPEDMDIVELGRTGLERIRAMAEGDGKNVAFETDSPSLKIQADKGLIGRVIWNLLSNANNHTSRGGKITLKTQARDSGAVITVADTGTGISEDDAKRIFDKFYQAGNRHVKYSTGLGLTFCKMAVEAHGGRITVESELGKGSRFTIALP; this is translated from the coding sequence ATGAGCCAAGTTCCAAGAAAGTTTTGCGCGCTCCTGTCGATCACGGACGAGCAATTGCGCGGACGGGTCCTCTCTTACATAAATACCACTTCATGGCTTTGTCCGGAAACGCTCCCCGGCGCGCCGCACGGAGCGGTTGACTTGAGGTTCGACCTGACCTTCCTTGAAATAGACGCCGGAAAGAGCGGCCCCGCGGCCAAATTCAACGCTCCGCGGTCTTTGGGGGATGACGTGGTCCATATCATCTTCACGGACGATCCCCACGGATGCGCCGCCTCCCTGGAGGGGTTCCGCGGGCGGATACACATACTTCCCAAAAATCCCGATCTTTGGGAAAGCGCCGTCCGGCCCCTTATTTCATCCATCATGAAGACCATCGAGGAGGCCGGCTCTTCACGCTCCTCAGGAAATGTTCCACCAGGCCAGATCGCAAAAAGGCTGGCGTTCCTGGAGACGATGACGCGGGCCATGAAGGAATCGTCATCCTCCCGGGGGAACCTGGAGGAAATGCTCAACGGGGCCTTGCGGATGATCCTGACAGGCATGGAGGCGGAGAAAGGCTCCATCATGCTCCTGGACGACAGCGGCATGCTCGCCGTGCGCGCCTCCACCAATCCGGCCATAATCGGCGTCACCCAGTCCATCGCGGACAACGCCATCGCGTCCATCTCCGCCCGGAACAATGAGACCATTATCATAGAGAATACCGGTTCCGGAGGCACGCTTCCCACGCGCGGCGGCGGCGTATATAAAAGCGGAAGCCTTATCGCCTTCCCCATCAGGTTCCAGGGGGAGGTGAAAGGGGTGATTAACGTCACGGACAAGAACGACCTTAGCGGCTTTTCGCCGGACGACGAGTCCGCCCTCTCCGTTTTCGCCGGCGTGATAGTCACCGCCATGCTTTCCGCCGAGATAAGGCGCGACCGCGACAAGTTCAAGGAAATGCACGCCCGGTTGAGCGAACTGCAGCTTTTCAAGGAGAACATGATCCAGATGCTCGTCCACGACCTCAAGGGCCCCGTGGGGGTGATAATCTCCAACATCGGGATGCTGCTCGACGAGGTGAAGGACGATTTCCAGAAAGAGGTGCTGGATTCCGCCAACTCGTCCGCCGAGGAACTTTTGAGGATGGTGATGGACATCCTGGACGTGAACAAGATGGAGGAAGGCAAGTTCTCCATCTCCCCGGAGGATATGGACATCGTTGAACTGGGGCGCACCGGGCTGGAGAGGATCAGGGCCATGGCCGAAGGAGACGGCAAGAACGTGGCCTTCGAGACGGACAGCCCTTCATTGAAGATACAGGCGGACAAGGGGCTGATCGGGCGCGTTATCTGGAATCTTTTGTCCAACGCAAACAACCACACGTCCCGCGGCGGTAAAATCACGTTGAAGACGCAGGCCCGGGATTCCGGAGCCGTCATAACGGTGGCGGACACAGGGACCGGAATAAGCGAAGATGACGCCAAAAGGATATTCGACAAGTTTTACCAGGCGGGCAACAGGCACGTTAAATACTCGACCGGGCTTGGTCTTACTTTCTGCAAAATGGCGGTGGAGGCCCACGGCGGCCGGATAACCGTGGAAAGCGAATTGGGCAAAGGCTCCCGGTTCACGATAGCGCTTCCGTAG
- a CDS encoding histidine phosphatase family protein, with amino-acid sequence MSKNETLNVILIRHGQTQANACGVAQGQTDSALTQEGVAETLRKAAILNGHVFHAVYCSDLPRAMATMRIVRNAIPGLPEPAFTPQLREIDFGDYSGMDKERIMPVIMRHKADKSLRYPNGECGNDLIARTDGFFRTLMSRHMGESVLVITHYGIMETAARLFTGFPADKAVVIGGDDVWEMEFDANGMAKLRVV; translated from the coding sequence ATGTCAAAAAATGAAACCCTCAACGTTATTCTGATCCGGCACGGACAGACACAGGCAAACGCCTGCGGTGTGGCCCAGGGGCAGACCGATTCGGCGCTCACACAAGAGGGCGTCGCGGAGACTTTGCGCAAGGCCGCAATACTAAACGGTCATGTTTTTCATGCCGTGTATTGCAGCGACCTGCCCCGCGCCATGGCGACAATGCGGATTGTCCGCAACGCAATTCCCGGCCTGCCGGAGCCTGCGTTCACGCCCCAATTGCGCGAGATTGATTTCGGCGATTATTCAGGCATGGACAAGGAACGCATAATGCCGGTAATCATGCGCCACAAGGCCGACAAGTCGCTGCGTTACCCGAACGGCGAATGCGGAAACGACCTGATCGCCAGGACGGACGGATTTTTCAGGACGCTCATGTCGCGGCATATGGGGGAATCGGTTTTAGTGATCACACATTACGGGATCATGGAGACCGCCGCGCGGCTTTTCACGGGATTTCCGGCGGACAAGGCCGTCGTCATCGGCGGAGACGATGTGTGGGAAATGGAATTTGACGCAAACGGCATGGCGAAGTTGAGAGTGGTTTAG
- a CDS encoding DUF4412 domain-containing protein — MKKGIVTFVAALSLVLAAGTQKSEAAAMKNFSADMVVEAEKHTSTMKFYIKADKQRMESSEHGASSIMIMRFDRKVMWMVDTANKSYMEMPVQMDHQNPVTTRGDANVKVEKKLEGTEKVDGHPTNKYFETYYRNGKKEGAAYIWEATDLDNFPIKYQDEQKKATTTFKNIKLGDPADSLFDPPAGYQKMDMGGMMGGMGGRPHKKK; from the coding sequence ATGAAAAAGGGAATCGTCACGTTTGTCGCCGCGCTTTCGCTGGTCCTTGCGGCTGGAACACAGAAATCAGAGGCCGCCGCGATGAAGAATTTTTCGGCGGACATGGTGGTGGAGGCCGAAAAGCACACTTCCACGATGAAATTCTATATCAAGGCCGACAAGCAGAGGATGGAATCATCGGAGCACGGCGCTTCGTCCATCATGATAATGCGGTTCGACAGGAAAGTGATGTGGATGGTGGACACGGCGAACAAGTCGTACATGGAAATGCCTGTGCAGATGGATCATCAGAACCCGGTGACCACCCGCGGCGACGCAAATGTGAAGGTGGAGAAAAAGCTGGAGGGGACCGAAAAAGTGGACGGCCACCCCACCAACAAGTATTTTGAAACTTATTACCGCAACGGGAAGAAGGAAGGCGCCGCCTATATTTGGGAGGCCACCGACCTGGACAATTTTCCGATCAAATACCAGGACGAACAGAAGAAGGCCACCACCACTTTCAAGAACATCAAGCTTGGCGACCCCGCCGACAGCCTTTTCGATCCGCCCGCCGGATACCAGAAAATGGACATGGGCGGGATGATGGGCGGCATGGGGGGCAGGCCGCACAAGAAGAAATAG
- a CDS encoding HEPN domain-containing protein produces MNSHRNTLVQLRLKQASDAINDATFLLDQRRSSQSVVNRAYYAMFYSALALLQYVSKAPSKHSGVISLFDTEFVMKGIFPKEMSKDIHLIFEMRQNADYKATEEISADKASEACAKAQRFVVNVSQYLSDNLEQGRDPG; encoded by the coding sequence TTGAACTCCCACAGAAACACCCTGGTTCAACTCCGGCTTAAGCAGGCCAGCGATGCGATCAACGACGCAACATTCCTTTTAGACCAGCGCCGCAGTTCACAAAGCGTGGTCAATCGGGCGTATTATGCGATGTTTTACTCGGCATTGGCCCTGCTTCAATACGTTTCCAAAGCTCCGTCAAAACATTCCGGTGTCATCAGCCTGTTCGACACTGAATTTGTGATGAAAGGTATTTTTCCAAAGGAGATGTCCAAGGACATTCACCTGATTTTCGAGATGCGCCAAAACGCCGATTACAAAGCGACCGAGGAAATATCGGCGGATAAAGCCTCGGAAGCATGCGCCAAGGCCCAGCGCTTTGTGGTAAATGTTTCGCAATATTTAAGTGACAATCTGGAACAAGGCCGTGATCCTGGATAG
- a CDS encoding nucleotidyltransferase domain-containing protein, which produces MMIASDSGILNTFKTLLQKKVAVRKIAVFGSRARGDADPLSDMDVLVVVDGLNDDIRGYISDCAWEAGFESGVVVTPVVFSTDEWESGLESESLLAEAIRLEGVFV; this is translated from the coding sequence ATGATGATTGCGTCCGACAGCGGAATATTGAACACTTTCAAAACCTTGCTTCAAAAAAAGGTTGCCGTAAGAAAGATCGCCGTTTTCGGCTCCCGCGCCAGGGGGGACGCGGATCCCCTATCGGATATGGACGTTCTTGTGGTGGTTGACGGTCTTAATGATGATATCCGCGGTTACATCAGCGATTGCGCATGGGAGGCCGGTTTTGAATCTGGCGTTGTGGTGACGCCGGTGGTGTTCTCCACCGACGAGTGGGAATCGGGGCTGGAAAGCGAATCGCTTCTGGCGGAAGCCATCAGGCTTGAAGGTGTTTTTGTTTGA
- the hpt gene encoding hypoxanthine phosphoribosyltransferase — MNNTPHKILISEEQIATKVDSLAKKLASDLQNSPTLLVGLLNGSVVFLSDLMRRLYAYGVHPEVDFIAASSYKHGTESSGIVEIIQDTRLSIEGKTVVLVDDVVDTGLTLSEVKKLLEAKNPARVLTCVLLDKPSRRKIDITPDYSAFTIDDVFVIGYGMDAGDRYRNLPYLAEYEE, encoded by the coding sequence ATGAACAACACACCTCATAAGATATTGATTTCCGAGGAGCAAATAGCCACAAAAGTGGACAGCTTGGCCAAAAAGCTGGCCTCCGACCTCCAGAATTCACCTACACTTTTGGTTGGTCTGCTAAATGGCAGCGTCGTTTTTTTGTCGGACTTGATGCGCAGGCTTTATGCCTATGGGGTGCATCCGGAGGTGGATTTTATCGCCGCGTCCAGCTATAAGCATGGGACGGAGTCGTCGGGAATTGTTGAAATAATACAGGATACCCGGCTGTCCATCGAGGGAAAGACTGTGGTGCTGGTGGACGACGTGGTGGACACGGGGCTAACATTGTCGGAAGTGAAGAAACTTCTGGAGGCGAAAAATCCCGCCAGGGTATTGACGTGCGTCCTGCTGGACAAACCTTCACGGCGGAAAATTGACATAACGCCCGACTATTCCGCGTTCACCATAGATGACGTTTTCGTTATCGGTTACGGGATGGACGCGGGCGACCGTTACCGCAATTTACCGTATCTGGCGGAATACGAGGAGTGA
- a CDS encoding nucleotidyltransferase domain-containing protein codes for MVDSSTIDGVKRFLKNVDANGIKVSFGVMFGSRARGDNDDQSDIDLIVVSPDFDGIKKRPDVAKLWGCAAETDARIEPIPCGEIQWREDDGSPIIEVARLEGQIVYPG; via the coding sequence ATGGTTGACTCATCAACTATAGACGGCGTAAAGCGCTTTCTTAAGAATGTGGACGCCAATGGCATCAAGGTAAGCTTCGGAGTCATGTTCGGTTCGCGGGCAAGGGGCGATAACGATGATCAAAGCGATATCGACCTGATTGTGGTGTCACCGGACTTCGACGGGATCAAGAAAAGGCCCGACGTGGCCAAGCTATGGGGATGCGCCGCCGAGACGGACGCCAGGATAGAACCCATACCGTGCGGTGAAATACAGTGGCGCGAGGATGACGGCTCTCCGATCATCGAAGTGGCGCGGCTGGAAGGGCAGATCGTTTACCCCGGATAA
- the crcB gene encoding fluoride efflux transporter CrcB codes for MSLYGFAAVGAGAALGAWLRWWFGMLLNPVFPTIPLGTLAANLIGGLLIGSSMELFARHTYLPPEARLFIITGFLGGLTTFSTFSGEITALLQRQEYTWFGAAIFLHVAGSLAMTILGIFAVRFILLKGTV; via the coding sequence ATGAGTCTCTACGGTTTTGCCGCGGTGGGCGCCGGGGCGGCGTTGGGGGCGTGGTTGCGCTGGTGGTTTGGAATGCTCCTTAATCCGGTGTTCCCGACGATCCCGCTCGGCACACTGGCGGCCAATCTTATCGGCGGACTTCTGATAGGCTCTTCAATGGAGCTGTTCGCCCGCCACACATACCTTCCTCCGGAGGCCCGGCTTTTCATCATCACCGGCTTTCTTGGGGGGTTGACGACTTTTTCCACTTTCTCCGGGGAGATAACCGCGCTTTTGCAGAGGCAGGAATACACATGGTTCGGCGCGGCCATATTTCTCCATGTGGCGGGCTCGCTTGCCATGACGATACTGGGCATATTCGCGGTCAGGTTCATTTTGCTAAAGGGCACGGTATGA
- a CDS encoding DUF190 domain-containing protein: MKGTCLKFYVHENRRHKGILLYEWLLETAKGMGVHGGSAFRAIAGFGRHGVMREDHFLELAGNLPVEVVFAVSDEEAKAILEKAKGEGIALFYMMAPVEFGTVNGGA; encoded by the coding sequence ATGAAAGGGACATGTCTGAAATTCTACGTTCACGAGAACAGGCGTCACAAAGGGATATTGCTGTATGAATGGCTGCTGGAGACGGCAAAGGGAATGGGAGTCCACGGAGGGTCGGCGTTCCGCGCGATAGCCGGATTTGGAAGGCACGGCGTGATGCGAGAGGACCATTTTTTAGAGCTGGCCGGAAACCTGCCGGTGGAAGTGGTCTTCGCGGTCAGCGATGAAGAGGCGAAGGCGATCCTGGAAAAAGCGAAGGGGGAGGGGATAGCGCTTTTTTATATGATGGCCCCGGTGGAGTTCGGAACTGTCAACGGAGGCGCGTGA
- a CDS encoding zinc ribbon domain-containing protein, with product MPIYEYTCSNCGKSFEALVMSAESRKGIKCPSCGSARIEKDLSVFSPSIGSAQPAMPRCEMAGGCSTPNIPGCRSGMCGLN from the coding sequence ATGCCGATATACGAATACACCTGTTCGAACTGTGGAAAATCGTTCGAGGCGCTGGTGATGTCCGCCGAAAGCCGCAAAGGGATAAAGTGCCCTTCGTGCGGAAGCGCCCGCATCGAAAAGGACCTTTCGGTGTTCTCTCCCTCCATCGGCTCCGCCCAGCCGGCCATGCCGCGCTGCGAGATGGCCGGAGGATGCTCCACTCCAAACATTCCCGGATGCCGCAGCGGGATGTGCGGGCTTAACTGA